CGGCTGGAGGAGGGGGCGCTGGTTATCAGCCGCCTGCCTGAGGCGTTTACGCTGAAGATTGTTAACGACATTCACCCGGATAAAAATACCGCCCTGGAAGGACTGTACAAATCGGGCGAGGCGCTGTGTACGCAGTGTGAAGCCGAAGGTTTCCGTCATATCACCTGGTATCTGGACCGCCCGGACGTGCTGGCGCGCTTTACGACGACCATTATTGCCGAGCAGGCGCTCTATCCTTATTTACTGTCAAACGGTAACCGTATAGACGGCGGTGAGCTTGAAGGCGGCCGTCACTGGACTAAATGGCAGGATCCGTTCCCGAAACCCTGCTATCTGTTCGCGGTCGTTGCCGGTGATTTCGACGTGCTGCGCGACAGTTTCCGCACCCGTTCCGGGCGCGACGTGGCGCTGGAAATCTTCGTCGATCGCGGCAATCTTGACCGCGCAGACTGGGCGATGACCTCGCTGAAAAACAGCATGAAGTGGGATGAAGAACGCTTCGGGCTGGAATATGACCTGGATATCTTTATGATCGTGGCCGTTGATTTCTTCAACATGGGCGCGATGGAAAACAAAGGCCTGAACGTCTTTAACTCTAAATACGTGCTGGCGAAGGCGGAAACGGCAACCGACAAGGACTACCTCGGTATTGAGGCGGTCATCGGCCACGAATATTTCCATAACTGGACCGGCAACCGCGTGACCTGCCGCGACTGGTTCCAGCTCAGCCTGAAAGAAGGGCTGACCGTGTTCCGCGATCAGGAATTCAGTTCCGATCTGGGTTCCCGCCCGGTGAACCGTATTGATAACGTCCGCGTGATGCGCGGCGCGCAGTTTGCGGAAGATGCCAGCCCGATGGCGCACCCGATTCGCCCTGAGCAGGTGATCGAGATGAATAACTTCTATACGCTGACGGTGTATGAAAAAGGCTCGGAAGTGATTCGTATGCTGCACACGCTGCTGGGTGAAGCGGGCTTCCAGAAAGGGATGCAGCTCTATTTCGAGCGCCATGACGGCAGTGCAGCAACCTGTGATGACTTCGTTCAGGCGATGGAAGATGCCTCAAATGTGGATTTGTCGCAGTTCCGCCGCTGGTACAGTCAGTCGGGTACGCCGGTGATCTCCGTGCGCGATGACTATAACCCCGAGCTTGAACAGTACACGCTGCACGTCACCCAGATGACCCCGCCGACGGCCGATCGCCAGGAGAAGCTGCCGCTGCATATCCCGCTGGATATTGAACTGTATGACAACAAAGGCCAGCCGATCCCGCTACAGCACAACGGTCATCCGGTGCATCACGTGCTGAACGTGACGGAAAGCTTCCAGACGTTTGTCTTTGACGGCGTTTCGACGCAGCCCGTGCCGTCGCTTCTGCGTGAGTTTTCTGCGCCGGTTA
The sequence above is a segment of the Erwinia sp. SLM-02 genome. Coding sequences within it:
- the pepN gene encoding aminopeptidase N, yielding MTQLPQAKNRHDYRAPDYTITDIDLTFDLNASTTRVTAVSQIKRLASTDAELRLDGEDLTLVSIAVDEQPWEHYRLEEGALVISRLPEAFTLKIVNDIHPDKNTALEGLYKSGEALCTQCEAEGFRHITWYLDRPDVLARFTTTIIAEQALYPYLLSNGNRIDGGELEGGRHWTKWQDPFPKPCYLFAVVAGDFDVLRDSFRTRSGRDVALEIFVDRGNLDRADWAMTSLKNSMKWDEERFGLEYDLDIFMIVAVDFFNMGAMENKGLNVFNSKYVLAKAETATDKDYLGIEAVIGHEYFHNWTGNRVTCRDWFQLSLKEGLTVFRDQEFSSDLGSRPVNRIDNVRVMRGAQFAEDASPMAHPIRPEQVIEMNNFYTLTVYEKGSEVIRMLHTLLGEAGFQKGMQLYFERHDGSAATCDDFVQAMEDASNVDLSQFRRWYSQSGTPVISVRDDYNPELEQYTLHVTQMTPPTADRQEKLPLHIPLDIELYDNKGQPIPLQHNGHPVHHVLNVTESFQTFVFDGVSTQPVPSLLREFSAPVKLDYNWSDAQLTFLMRHARNDFSRWDAAQSLMVNHIRLNVARHQQGQPLSLPLHVADAFRAVLLEENSDPALMALILTLPSENEIAELFDTIDPQAIAVVREALVRTLAEELTDELQAVYRDNQTGEYRIEHADIGRRALKNVCLSYLAFADATAADKLVSDQYHSANNMTDSIAALAASVAAQLPCRSELLAAFDERWHHDGLVMDKWFALQATSPAEDVLTQVRSLLNHRSFTLGNPNRVRSLVGAFAAANPAAFHAQDGSGYQFLVEMLTDLNTRNPQIAARLIEPLIRLKRYDAHRQALMRQALEQLKGLDKLSGDLFEKIEKALNA